One window of the Salvia splendens isolate huo1 chromosome 1, SspV2, whole genome shotgun sequence genome contains the following:
- the LOC121757114 gene encoding uncharacterized protein LOC121757114 isoform X2 has protein sequence MEVELEPRVKPLVYKVKAMSRESPAQKAAHLLDTDLRNHWSTATNTKEWILLELDEPCLLSHIRIYNKSVLEWEISAGLRYKPETFVKVRPRCEAPRRDMMYPMNYTPCRFVRISCMRGNPIALFFVQLIGISVPGLEPEFQPVVNYLLPYIISHKQDAVDMHLQLLQDVTSRLARFLPHLEADLNSFAEAAEPTMRFLAMLAGPFYPILRIASERENARLAPNFSDHEASKTNMSSTALTVSSNFEPRRSRTTLSASLPISMHLVFRADAVLLLLRKAYKDLDLGNVCRTVSRILLKFMEPMLMHELSASGLASEITSSVHDETPKSDHRDPISLPDYSKLLGEEFQIPFDSWDLTCLNVLDSAAVEEGLVHVLYASTSQPSHCSKLAENTSDLWLALPLIQALLPALRPNSSSPYQIDDKFSLWKQPFVQNALSQIVATSSSAIYCPLLRACAGYLASFSPSHAKAACVLIDLCCGVLAPWTAQVIAKVDLTIELLEDLLCVIQGTHVSFSRARAALKYIVLMLSGNMDDIMAKYKEAKYQLLFLVEMLEPYLDPSLTPLKGMIAFGNVSSIFSENQEKNCATAINVIRTAVRKSAVLPSLEAEWRRVSVAPSVLLSVLDSQMQLPPDIDNRKFPSPGKVEPQSLASLPLSSHHGVISSRSNSQETTDTKVDITDITGKVDVLEDVNLLFAPPELNRMSLIHIPSSTDKNISYSNHLNVSLEVNNASLKNSVNQFRNDADQGIEFSNLLADYSQLTNYRGCELRASEFRRLALNLISQKKFTQESHDVAIDALLLAAECYINPYFMVYLKDNLSSVSNIYHGNSNNHGAADMEKFFGQKDNDLKLVADIERRRDRVVLEILIEAADLDRKYRKVASEGETLGLSVEGGEDAVNLFQQDNLSADAITLVRQNQALLCDFLIHHLQIDSHQEQHPRQEILMWCLLFLLHSATRLFCAPEFVVDVILKFAKSFNMHLTSFCYQSLEGDPQLPNLKLHEVQRCWILLQNLVIGSSGNDERSVLPVNVRNGFRFSNLVPSLVWLQKVPAFSSSPFPIVRYFGWMAVARNSKQYLDDRLFLVSDFPELTYLLSIFSDDLSVVDNIADQKNMGKQIEKLSIHPDINCEDGSKGLGCEDRWQSFHVLYPVISKYFPNLKEDFIGFGETILEAVGLQMKFLSTYMVPDLMCWFSDLCLSPFVQSKNTQALSKDKPDYYKGFVAKNAKAVVLYILETIVVEHMEAMVPEIPRVVQVFVSLCQTSYCDVSFLESILHLLKPIIAYSLNKVPTGEDSLVDESCQNFESLCFSELFKFINSTGENLGASVEKGKCQALTIYVLASVFGNLSFQRKTELLQSALLWADFASSDGTNSLLDYICAYQVLMENCRDLLIATSKVWGIIPLQVSPDSDASISFVNGCPEFSSWFLNDICYSPSPTDVSGEHQDKPVADVSQKVCQLTLEEVKTLPKEIEAIISKLSPTLEQCWRLHNKLSKKLTSTCAECLIYSRCLWLIADRVSVSSGVEDLHPSKLFDDVQDIWRTSLEGLSKKILLLQDKHCWEVASLLLDSLLGVPQHFCLDNVISDVCLAVKNFSNSAPNISWRILTDKLIQLLLARGIYKVCQNEVPLVDLFCAMLVHPEPEQRYIALKHLGRLVGKDIDGGKLILSSTIESVIATPVSPISANEQILSSLVAATWDNVALMASSDTSLLLRTNATALLINFIPFSARSKLQSFLASADNILQCLTALSQPTRYGPLTQFSLALIASVFLYCPSEDISLIPESIWRSIEALGMSKIDRYCTSLEKKACEALCSLKSDGEQAKQVLREVLSSTPPKQQLPDFLTTRDSILMVIGNLTSTKSYLDFFSKDAEQRLMELEEAQMEMEFLQKEHPLPDSTFKLKDWRQLPFMSTYSKDDLRLQQIKEGIKSIEKAKLREEIVARRQQKLLLRRARQQFLEEATLREAELIQKLDRERAEEVEKELERQQLLELERAKTRELRNNLEMEKEKQAQRDLQRELEQVESGVRPSRREFSSSSQTRTRDRYREREASRDGGEGSLRASSRGADATTTALPGRGSFSGQLPINLQSRERTDECGSSYEENFDGSKDSGDTGSVGDPDMEGQPISFGSSQRHGSRGSKSRQIIDRKERDGRREGKWERKH, from the exons ATGGAGGTAGAGTTGGAGCCAAGGGTGAAGCCATTGGTTTACAAAGTGAAGGCGATGTCTAGAGAATCACCTGCACAGAAGGCTGCTCACCTGCTCGATACAGACCTCCGCAACCATTGGTCGACCGCCACTAACACCAAAGAGTGGATCTTGCTTGAGCTCGAC GAACCATGTCTGCTCTCGCACATACGGATATATAATAAGTCAGTTCTGGAATGGGAAATTTCAGCTGGGTTACGTTATAAG CCAGAGACCTTTGTTAAGGTTCGTCCCCGCTGTGAAGCTCCTCGGCGTGACATGATGTACCCAATGAATTACACACCTTGCCGCTTTGTGCGGATATCTTGTATGCGTGGAAACCCAATTGCTTTGTTTTTTGTTCAG CTAATTGGGATTTCGGTTCCTGGTTTAGAGCCAGAGTTCCAACCTGTTGTTAACTACTTGTTACCATACATTATATCACACAAACAAGATGCTGTGGATATGCATCTCCAG TTGCTTCAAGACGTTACAAGCCGGTTGGCAAGGTTTCTTCCTCACCTTGAG GCTGATCTTAATAGCTTTGCAGAAGCTGCAGAACCTACTATGCGTTTTCTGGCTATGCTTGCCGGTCCATTTTATCCTATCCTTCGGATTGCAAGCGAAAG AGAGAATGCAAGGCTGGCTCCTAATTTTTCTGACCATGAAGCTTCTAAGACCAATATGTCGTCTACTGCCCTGACGGTTTCCTCAAACTTTGAG CCAAGGAGATCAAGGACTACATTGTCTGCTTCCCTACCTATATCTATGCACTTGGTTTTCCGTGCTGATGCAGTCCTTTTACTACTCAGAAAGGCTTATAAAGATTTGGACCTGGGGAATGTCTGCAGGACG GTATCAAGAATTCTTTTGAAGTTTATGGAGCCTATGCTGATGCACGAATTATCTGCTTCTGGTCTAGCTTCGGAGATTACATCTTCTGTACATGATGAGACTCCTAAATCTGATCATCGTGATCCTATTTCATTACCTGATTACTCGAAATTGTTGGGGGAGGAATTTCAAATTCCATTTGATTCTTGGGACCTCACATGCCTAAACGTGTTAGATTCTGCAGCTGTTGAAGAAGGACTAGTGCATGTTCTTTATGCTTCCACTTCCCAG CCATCACATTGTAGTAAGCTTGCTGAAAATACTTCAGATCTTTGGCTGGCATTACCACTAATTCAAGCCTTGCTTCCAG CACTTCGACCTAATTCAAGCAGTCCTTATCAGATTGATGACAAGTTCTCTCTTTGGAAACAACCATTTGTACAAAATGCACTTTCTCAG ATTGTGGCAACTTCATCTTCAGCGATCTACTGTCCTTTACTTCGGGCTTGTGCTGGCTATTTAGCATCTTTCTCACCATCACAT GCTAAAGCAGCGTGTGTTCTTATTGATCTGTGCTGTGGTGTGTTGGCACCATGGACTGCTCAAGTGATTGCAAAG GTGGACTTGACCATTGAGCTCTTGGAGGACCTTCTGTGTGTGATCCAG GGCACTCATGTTTCATTCTCCCGTGCACGTGCTGCCCTCAAGTATATTGTCCTGATGCTATCTGGAAACATGGATGATATTATGGCAAAATATAAG GAGGCTAAGTACCAGTTACTTTTCTTGGTGGAGATGCTCGAACCTTATCTGGATCCTTCCTTAACCCCCTTGAAGGGCATGATAGCCTTTGGAAATGTATCTTCCATTTTTAGTGAAAATCAAGAAAAGAATTGTGCTACTGCAATAAATGTCATTCGCACAGCGGTAAGGAAGTCTGCGGTACTTCCGTCTCTTGAGGCTGAATGGAGACGTGTATCTGTTGCTCCTAG TGTACTTCTATCAGTTTTGGATTCTCAGATGCAGTTACCTCCTGATATTGACAATCGCAAGTTCCCTTCTCCTGGGAAGGTGGAACCACAGTCATTAGCTTCTCTACCTCTTTCTTCTCATCATGGGGTAATCTCTTCTCGGTCAAATAGCCAAGAGACTACTGATACAAAGGTTGATATTACTGACATTACCGGGAAAGTGGATGTATTGGAGGATGTCAACCTTCTCTTTGCTCCACCAGAACTGAATAGAATGTCTCTCATTCATATTCCATCCAGCACagacaaaaatatttcatattctaACCATCTGAATGTAAGTTTAGAGGTCAACAACGCCAGTCTTAAAAATTCAGTCAACCAGTTTCGAAATGATGCTGACCAGGGTATTGAATTCAGTAATTTGCTGGCTGATTATTCACAACTCACAAATTATAGAGGTTGTGAGCTAAGGGCCTCTGAGTTTAGGCGTTTAGCTCTGAACTTGATCTCCCAGAAAAAGTTTACTCAGGAGAGTCATGACGTTGCCATAGATGCTTTGCTTCTTGCTGCAGAATGTTATATAAATCCCTACTTTATGGTCTATCTCAAGGACAATTTATCCAGTGTGAGCAATATCTACCATGGAAATTCTAATAATCACGGAGCAGCAGATATGGAGAAATTTTTTGGACAAAAAGATAATGATTTGAAGCTTGTTGCAGATATTGAAAGGAGAAGGGACCGAGTTGTTCTTGAAATCCTGATTGAGGCAGCTGACTTAGACAGGAAGTACCGCAAAGTGGCATCAGAGGGCGAAACTTTGGGATTGTCTGTTGAAGGGGGCGAGGATGCTGTTAATTTGTTCCAGCAGGATAATCTCTCAGCAGATGCGATTACCTTGGTTAGGCAGAATCAAGCACTACTCTGCGATTTCTTGATACACCATTTGCAGATAGACTCACATCAGGAGCAGCATCCAAGGCAGGAGATTCTAATGTGGTGCCTTCTTTTTCTGTTGCATTCTGCAACTAGATTATTCTGTGCGCCTGAGTTTGTGGTTGATGTGATATTAAAGTTTGCTAAATCCTTCAACATGCATTTGACATCCTTTTGTTACCAATCATTGGAAGGCGACCCACAGTTACCCAATTTAAAGCTGCATGAGGTGCAACGCTGCTGGATTCTTCTTCAAAACTTGGTCATTGGTTCAAGTGGCAATGATGAAAGATCTGTACTACCAGTTAATGTCAGAAATGGTTTTCGGTTCTCGAATCTTGTTCCTAGTTTGGTCTGGCTGCAGAAAGTACCGgccttttcttcttctcctttccCGATTGTTAGGTATTTTGGATGGATGGCAGTTGCGCGCAATTCCAAGCAATATCTTGATGACCGTCTCTTCCTAGTTTCTGATTTTCCAGAGTTAACATATCTTTTATCCATATTCTCGGATGACCTCTCTGTAGTTGATAACATCGCTGATCAGAAAAATATGGGCAAGCAGATTGAGAAATTGAGTATTCACCCAGATATAAATTGTGAGGATGGAAGCAAGGGTCTAGGATGTGAAGATAGATGGCAATCTTTTCATGTCTTGTATCCTGTTATCAGCAAATATTTTCCTAATTTGAAGGAAGACTTTATAGGTTTTGGTGAAACTATTTTGGAGGCAGTTGGCCTGCAAATGAAATTTCTTTCTACCTATATGGTGCCAGATCTAATGTGTTGGTTTTCTGATTTATGCTTAAGTCCCTTTGTGCAGAGTAAGAATACCCAGGCCTTATCCAAAGACAAGCCTGATTATTACAAAGGTTTTGTTGCCAAGAATGCAAAAGCTGTCGTCCTTTACATTCTTGAAACCATTGTAGTTGAGCATATGGAAGCAATGGTTCCAGAGATACCGAGAGTGGTGCAAGTGTTTGTATCCCTTTGTCAGACATCATACTGCGACGTATCGTTTCTTGAATCGATATTGCATTTGTTAAAGCCCATTATAGCATACTCCCTTAATAAGGTGCCTACCGGGGAAGATTCATTAGTAGATGAATCATGTCAGAATTTTGAATCTTTATGCTTCAGTGAGCTCTTTAAATTTATAAACTCTACTGGCGAGAATCTAGGCGCTTCTGtggaaaaaggaaaatgccAGGCACTAACAATATATGTTCTAGCTTCTGTTTTTGGTAATTTGTCCTTCCAGAGGAAAACAGAACTCTTACAGTCCGCCCTGTTATGGGCCGATTTTGCCTCATCTGATGGAACAAATTCTTTGCTTGATTATATTTGCGCATATCAGGTTCTCATGGAGAACTGCAGAGACCTACTAATTGCTACTTCTAAAGTCTGGGGTATTATTCCACTTCAAGTTTCTCCAGATTCCGATGCTAGCATTAGCTTTGTTAATGGTTGTCCTGAGTTCTCCTCCTGGTTTCTCAATGATATATGCTATTCCCCCTCTCCTACTGATGTATCTGGAGAGCATCAAGATAAACCAGTTGCTGATGTCAGTCAAAAGGTTTGTCAATTGACTTTGGAAGAAGTAAAGACATTACCAAAAGAAATAGAGGCCATTATTTCGAAACTCAGTCCGACCTTGGAACAGTGCTGGAGACTACATAATAAACTGTCCAAGAAACTGACCTCCACATGTGCTGAGTGTTTGATATACTCAAGGTGCTTATGGTTGATTGCTGATAGAGTTTCTGTCTCTTCAGGAGTAGAGGATCTCCATCCAAGCAAACTTTTTGATGATGTGCAAGATATTTGGAGGACAAGTCTTGAAGGACTATCTAAAAAGATCTTACTGCTTCAGGATAAGCATTGTTGGGAGGTTGCATCTCTGTTACTCGACTCTCTCCTGGGAGTGCCCCAGCACTTTTGTTTGGATAATGTGATAAGTGACGTATGCTTAGCGGTTAAGAATTTTTCTAATAGTGCTCCAAACATCTCTTGGAGAATATTAACTGACAAGCTGATACAATTGTTGTTAGCAAGAGGTATCTATAAGGTCTGTCAGAATGAAGTTCCACTGGTTGATCTTTTCTGTGCCATGCTTGTGCATCCTGAGCCGGAACAACGATATATTGCACTAAAACACTTGGGCAGACTTGTGGGCAAGGATATTGACGGTGGAAAGTTAATTCTATCGTCAACGATCGAGTCTGTTATAGCTACACCTGTTTCGCCCATTTCTGCTAATGAGCAGATTTTATCTTCTTTAGTTGCAGCCACATGGGACAACGTAGCCTTGATGGCATCTTCTGATACATCACTGCTCCTGAGAACAAATGCAACTGCGCTTCTTATCAACTTCATACCATTTTCTGCGAGGTCTAAACTGCAATCGTTTCTTGCATCTGCTGACAACATTCTTCAGTGTTTGACAGCTCTTTCACAACCAACACGTTATGGCCCACTTACACAATTCTCTTTGGCGCTCATAGCCAGTGTTTTTCTTTATTGTCCATCTGAAGATATTTCACTGATTCCAGAAAGTATTTGGAGAAGTATTGAAGCTCTTGGAATGTCTAAAATTG ATAGGTATTGCACCAGCCTAGAGAAAAAGGCTTGTGAAGCACTATGCAGTCTTAAAAGCGACGGGGAACAGGCTAAACAG gtcttgagggaagtgcTTTCTTCAACTCCTCCAAAGCAGCAACTTCCTGATTTTTTAACAACCCGCGATTCCATTCTTATG GTTATTGGCAATTTAACCTCTACCAAATCATACTTGGACTTCTTCTCAAAGGATGCTGAACAGAGGCTCATG GAGCTGGAAGAAGCTCAAATGGAAATGGAATTTCTGCAAAAGGAGCACCCACTACCTGATTCAACCTTCAAACTCAAAGATTGGCGCCAATTACCATTTATGTCCA CCTATTCAAAGGATGATCTTCGATTGCAACAAATTAAAGAAGGAATTAAATCTAT AGAAAAGGCAAAACTCAGGGAAGAAATAGTCGCTCGCAGGCAACAAAAGCTTCTTTTGAGGCGTGCCCGTCAACAATTTTTAGAAGAGGCAACTTTACGAGAAGCAGAACTCATTCAGAAGCTTGATAG AGAGAGAGCAGAAGAGGTAGAAAAGGAGCTCGAGCGACAGCAGTTGCTTGAACTTGAACGAGCAAAAACTAGAGAATTACGGAACAATCTTGAAATGGAGAAAGAAAAGCAGGCTCAG agaGATCTCCAGCGGGAACTTGAGCAAGTTGAATCTGGAGTCCGACCTTCTAGACGAGAATTTTCATCTTCCAGTCAAACTAG AACACGGGATAGGTACCGTGAAAGAGAAGCAAGCAGGGATGGGGGCGAAGGTAGCTTAAGAGCAAGTAGTCGTGGTGCTGATGCTACCACAACAGCTCTACCTGGCAGGGGCTCATTCTCGGGACAACTTCCCATCAATCTGCAATCGCGTGAAAGAACAGATGAATGTGGCAGCAGTTATGAAGAAAATTTTGATGGAAGCAAGGATTCAGGTGATACAGGTAGTGTTGGGGATCCAGACATGGAGGGGCAGCCCATTAGTTTTGGATCTAGTCAGAGGCATGGATCCAGGGGCAGCAAATCGCGCCAGATAATTGACAGGAAAGAACGCGATGGTAGACGTGAAGGAAAATGGGAGCGAAAACACTAG